TAGAGAATACATGAACCGTACATGTGACAAACGGTCTGGTTTGGCCTGGCTAAGAAAAGCAAGCGAGGCCCAGGCGATCTTCGGAGTTGACCGAGGGTATCCCAAGTTTGATAGACTAAAAGTAGAAATACCTCTTATGATCATGAGACATTTCCATTTAGCTGGAACCAATGAACAAATTTCTCTATACACAAGAGTGGTGCCGAGGGATTGAATCATTGAAAGCCACAGAAAAAAGGCAAACAAATCTGCACAAAGGGAAGAAAAATGAACGAAGAAACACTCAACGCAAGCTGCTTCTTTCTCCTCCACCCTCAACGCCATGGCGGCAATTGGAGGAATGAGCTCAGAGCTGCTTGAAGCCGAAGCGCATGAGGAAGAAGCAGAGCCTCCCAACCAACACCACAGACTCCACCACCCACATCAGGTGGTACGCCACCTGCTCGCATAGCACGGCCAGCACGTTCACGCGCGGCCGCCACCTCATAAGCACCGACAGGAAGGCGCTCACCCGGGACTTCGAATGCGCCGGTAGCGCACCGGCACCATTTCTGCTCCCGCTCATGGCGGCATTCCTAGGTGTCGGCGCCGGTGCCCCGCCAGAGGCACTGCTGCGGCTCTCACGTGCCGCCTTGCTCGACAGTATCGGTTCCGACGCCCCGCTGGTCCTGCTCTGTCGCTTAGTCGCCGGCTTCCTCGGCATGGTACGCTTCCGAATCCACTCGGCCACCTTCCCACGCGCCATCAAATCTTGTCAATTCAAGTGATCGAGTCTTAtgcttcttgttcttgttgcttgtttgctagCTACAGCTCTGCACGTCTAACTCCTGCTGACCGAGCTTTATAAGTTGGCGACTATAAAGGAAAATGATTCTTTGTCCGACGTACGCAAGCCTGGTCAATGAACGAATGCCTCTGCTTGAGCCCGACGGCTGCGGGGCTTCCTGGGAAGATTCCGATCTGAAGAAATGCTCAAAATGCTGACGTTGTGATAGATGGCTTGGAAAGTGGATCGGAGAAGTTAAGATGTCTCGTGAGTTAGTTAGGAGTAGTTAGTTAAGCCAAATCTATTCGGTTTGATCGCTCCATCGTCTCTCATGTACTGCAAAACATTGTTTGACTCTGATGACAGGAGCGATGACGCTAACATGCAGGTGGTGGCTAACTGTATAATTGTTTTTGTTTGTTCTACAATAATGCAATGCTACGAGTTTATATTTCAAGAAAGGACACTCTATTGAATCACTACTGGGAAATCCGTAGCAAATCACTTTGCTTAGTACAACTCTCGGAAAAGACCGGGACTCGGCAATTATCACCCTTTAGCACAGCTCTCAAAAAACTCGGCAAACAAAAATACTCGGCTTACACACCTGTTACCGAGAGCTCACGGGCGGCCCTGAAGAAAGACGACGCCACGTGCACTTGCCGCCCACGATTGATGGCTCCATGACCGTTCCGTTTTGCCGAATGTCCCGCGACGAACGTTCGGCATATACTTTTTataacaaaaatataaaaatacatgAACCATTTACCGAGTTTTTTTACAAGGCTCTCGACAAAGGCCTTATGATGATCCCAAGTATTGTCACATGGCTTGTTTTGCCGAGAGCGATGACACTCGCAAATAGCTATGTTAGTTTATTTTACTTTACGGAAATTTGCCAAGTGCCCTACACCTAGAGCTTGGGAAATAACCAGAATATAGAAGCTAGATGATGCCATGTGGCCATGTTTTCGAGTGCTACACTCGGCAAATGATCAATGGATATAGTAGATGCTGCCCCGTGTCCTCTATGCCGAGTGCGGCACACGCCAAAGGTGCGGTCACCATTTTGTTAGAAAAGGTTTTGCAGCCAGTCCTGCAGTAACACATATTGTAAACAGAGGCACATATCACCATTCATATAGCATTTCACAAATAACATTTCACATCATATGGCAATTGACACACAAGTATCATCAAACATATATCACAAGTTCATTCTCAAAGACATATATCACAAGTTCATTGGCACATACACATTACGAAGTGCAATTTCTCACATACCATTAGAAACTCAGACACATCAATCACAAGTTCAGGGTTATCCAGAATGACATATAAAAAATACTTTGAATACCGGTACAAAGGAATTACTATCCTACATTCTTTTGTAATTTCTATGATTAGAGGAATTTTGTAACAATTCTACATGATAGATTACTTTATTTTTTTTTTACTTTAGAGCCCTTAGAGCATGTGTACAACAGAACCCCTTAAACCCTTGATAAACATATGGGCGGATTGCCCGGTCACAAAATGGCCGCCCAACTACTCCTCCATGCCAAGCCCAAATGTCCGGGTTGTCCGACCCAAACCTAGCCCATATATGGCAGATATGGGTTGTCTGGACATGCCTGGACGCGGCCGCCAAGTCAGACAGGCCGAGGCCGGCCCCATCCGACTCCATTCCGCACCACCCCAGACCAAACCCTAGATTAGCGTTGACCGGTCCGCTCACAATCCAGTCCGCTTCGATCCCCATCGTTCCTCTCACCACGCCATGATGGTCCGCTCTGGCAACGGATCTGACAACGAGTTTGACACCGTCGACTGAGACGTGCTTCTCAAGGAGTAAGTTGACCTTACCTAGGAGGCGAGGAGCTCGCCGTTCGAATTGATTTCCACCAGTCATGGATGGGTAGGGGCAGGAGCTTGTGTTCCGCACCTTCCCAGTGGTCCGGCGGCTTAGCCCAGGCTCTTCACGCCTATTGCAGTCCCTGCCGACACATCACATTCCGCGCACCTCACCTCCGGCCCCTGCTCTGACCAGCCGCACTGGGAGCTTGTGCCTGCACCGCCATGCCGCGATGGTGGCTCTCAAATATGAGGGAAGGGCAGCTCGCCGTGCTACGCAACATGACACGTGGATGGCACACGACGGAGGCTAGATCTAGCCAGTCCGGCTGGAGGTCCTGGCAGTCCATGCCTGTCACACTGCCCTCTGACTCAGAGGACAGCCTCCTCCATGATGGCATCCGCCATTCCTTGAGTTTGGCGGAGACAGACGCCCGCTGCTACTGCAAAAATGGCAAGACATTACGGCTTGGCATCGAGAAATCTGTTCTCTCAAGGATGCTGCAACACTCGCCCGACTGGGCACGCACAACCGCCGGAGAGCCCCCCTGCCGCCTCCCCTCCCCCCGGCCGCACCATGAAGGGATCTTGGGGGAGGGGCGCGCACCGCCTAGACGATGATGCGGGAGCTGGCGGAGGAAGGCCTCCCGACGGCCAAGGTTCTCCGGTGCTGGCCATGGAGGACGACGCGGTGGCCGTGTTTTCTATTCTGATCGAATAAGATTCACttagaagaaaaaaagaaatatcTGAACATCTTATGATCATGAGACATATACATTTAGCTGGAACCAATGAAGAAATTTCTTTATACACAGGAGTGGAGCTGAAGGGCATCTACAACTTTAGGGATCGAACGCCTCGTAAAAACGGCAAACGAGTCTGCACAAAATAAAGAAAAATGAAGGGAAAAACAGTCAACGCAACCTGCTCCTCCACCCTCAACGCCTTGGCGGAAAGGGGAGAAATGGACTCAGAGCTTCTTGAAGCCGAAGCGCATGAGGAAAAGCAGAGCCTTCCCACCACCACCACGGACTCCACCAGTCACATCAGGTGGTACACCACCTGCTCCCACGGCACGGCCATCACGTTCACGCGCGGCCGCCACCGCATAAGCGCCGACAGGAAGGCGCTCGCCCGGGACTTCGAGTGCGCCGTTGGCGCGCCGCTGCCACTGGCACCGTTTCCGCTCCCGTCAGCCTTTCTAGGCGCCCTGCTGGCGTTGCTCCAGCTCTCCGGCGCTGCCTCGCTCGGCAGTATCGGCTCGGACGCCCCGCTGCCCCTACTCCGGCGACCGGCGGACGACTTACTCGGCATGGTACGCTTCCGTATCCACTCGGCCACCTTCCCGCGGGCCATGAAATCAATCCAAGCTGATTGAACCACTACCGGAACATGGCCCTATGCCGACAGCcatatatatgccgacggcccccgtcggccttGTCTGGGCTATGCCGACAGCCATGTCCAGTCCGTCGGCGTAATAAAGCCGTCGGGCTATCCcgagatatgccgacggcccccgtcggcccaGATGAGCCGTCGGCTTATCCCAAGTTACGCCTACagcggccgtcggcatatatggGCCGTCGGCATAGTTGCGGGCCCGGCGATCCCGCTCGTGCCGTGCGGCTAACGGCGTCCGATCTACACCGACGGACGAGacgggaggccgtcggcatagatgccctTACCACGTCATCGATCCGAGGCGCACCGACCACCACCTATGCCGacagctgccgtcggcatagatgccacaTCACTGATCCGCGGCGCGCCGGCCATCTGCCCTATGCCGCAGCTATGCCGAcagctttgccgtcggcatagttttttttctttttttctttttttcatagctatattttttgctcctaagtgtttatatatatatatatcggatgacctaccacaaccgggtggtgttgtggcatgttcgaagaggcggcacgcgtcttcggTGCGTGGCCCCTCTcatggacggcgctgccgccggcacttggaggggggaaactgccgcgtcgggtctacatggagtggatttagctgtgggtttggcccggatgttgctccccggtgtcgcTCTGgaccgacctgacacaaccggatggagaggtccactggtcaaagcccgtccgtgggaagtcaaagggctagatctcgtggtcaaccgctccagggttaggcgggacgggggccctggggggtagcaatgccaccggagcatcataccgcaccctcatacatgcggggtggtgttgtggNNNNNNNNNNNNNNNNNNNNNNNNNNNNNNNNNNNNNNNNNNNNNNNNNNNNNNNNNNNNNNNNNNNNNNNNNNNNNNNNNNNNNNNNNNNNNNNNNNNNNNNNNNNNNNNNNNNNNNNNNNNNNNNNNNNNNNNNNNNNNNNNNNNNNNNNNNNNNNNNNNNNNNNNNNNNNNNNNNNNNNNNNNNNNNNNNNNNNNNNNNNNNNNNNNNNNNNNNNNNNNNNNNNNNNNNNNNNNNNNNNNNNNNNNNNNNNNNNNNNNNNNNNNNNNNNNNNNNNNNNNNNNNNNNNNNNNNNNNNNNNNNNNNNNNNNNNNNNNNNNNNNNNNNNNNNNNNNNNNNNNNNNNNNNNNNNNNNNNNNNNNNNNNNNNNNNNNNNNNNNNNNNNNNNNNNNNNNNNNNNNNNNNNNNNNNNNNNNNNNNNNNNNNNNNNNNNNNNNNNNNNNNNNNNNNNNNNNNNNNNNNNNNNNNNNNNNNNNNNNNNNNNNNNNNNNNNNNNNNNNNNNNNNNNNNNNNNNNNNNNNNNNNNNNNNNNNNNNNNNNNNNNNNNNNNNNNNNNNNNNNNNNNNNNNNNNNNNNNNNNNNNNNNNNNNNNNNNNNNNNNNNNNNNNNNNNNNNNNNNNNNNNNNNNNNNNNNNNNNNNNNNNNNNNNNNNNNNNNNNNNNNNNNNNNNNNNNNNNNNNNNNNNNNNNNNNNNNNNNNNNNNNNNNNNNNNNNNNNNNNNNNNNNNNNNNNNNNNNNNNNNNNNNNNNNNNNNNNNNNNNNNNNNNNNNNNNNNNNNNNNNNNNNNNNNNNNNNNNNNNNNNNNNNNNNNNNNNNNNNNNNNNNNNNNNNNNNNNNNNNNNNNNNNNNNNNNNNNNNNNNNNNNNNNNNNNNNNNNNNNNNNNNNNNNNNNNNNNNNNNNNNNNNNNNNNNNNNNNNNNNNNNNNNNNNNNNNNNNNNNNNNNNNNNNNNNNNNNNNNNNNNNNNNNNNNNNNNNNNNNNNNNNNNNNNNNNNNNNNNNNNNNNNNNNNNNNNNNNNNNNNNNNNNNNNNNNNNNNNNNNNNNNNNNNNNNNNNNNNNNNNNNNNNNNNNNNNNNNNNNNNNNNNNNNNNNNNNNNNNNNNNNNNNNNNNNNNNNNNNNNNNNNNNNNNNNNNNNNNNNNNNNNNNNNNNNNNNNNNNNNNNNNNNNNNNNNNNNNNNNNNNNNNNNNNNNNNNNNNNNNNNNNNNNNNNNNNNNNNNNNNNNNNNNNNNNNNNNNNNNNNNNNNNNNNNNNNNNNNNNNNNNNNNNNNNNNNNNNNNNNNNNNNNNNNNNNNNNNNNNNNNNNNNNNNNNNNNNNNNNNNNNNNNNNNNNNNNNNNNNNNNNNNNNNNNNNNNNNNNNNNNNNNNNNNNNNNNNNNNNNNNNNNNNNNNNNNNNNNNNNNNNNNNNNNNNNNNNNNNNNNNNNNNNNNNNNNNNNNNNNNNNNNNNNNNNNNNNNNNNNNNNNNNNNNNNNNNNNNNNNNNNNNNNNNNNNNNNNNNNNNNNNNNNNNNNNNNNNNNNNNNNNNNNNNNNNNNNNNNNNNNNNNNNNNNNNNNNNNNNNNNNNNNNNNNNNNNNNNNNNNNNNNNNNNNNNNNNNNNNNNNNNNNNNNNNNNNNNNNNNNNNNNNNNNNNNNNNNNNNNNNNNNNNNNNNNNNNNNNNNNNNNNNNNNNNNNNNNNNNNNNNNNNNNNNNNNNNNNNNNNNNNNNNNNNNNNNNNNNNNNNNNNNNNNNNNNNNNNNNNNNNNNNNNNNNNNNNNNNNNNNNNNNNNNNNNNNNNNNNNNNNNNNNNNNNNNNNNNNNNNNNNNNNNNNNNNNNNNNNNNNNNNNNNNNNNNNNNNNNNNNNNNNNNNNNNNNNNNNNNNNNNNNNNNNNNNNNNNNNNNNNNNNNNNNNNNNNNNNNNNNNNNNNNNNNNNNNNNNNNNNNNNNNNNNNNNNNNNNNNNNNNNNNNNNNNNNNNNNNNNNNNNNNNNNNNNNNNNNNNNNNNNNNNNNNNNNNNNNNNNNNNNNNNNNNNNNNNNNNNNNNNNNNNNNNNNNNNNNNNNNNNNNNNNNNNNNNNNNNNNNNNNNNNNNNNNNNNNNNNNNNNNNNNNNNNNNNNNNNNNNNNNNNNNNNNNNNNNNNNNNNNNNNNNNNNNNNNNNNNNNNNNNNNNNNNNNNNNNNNNNNNNNNNNNNNNNNNNNNNNNNNNNNNNNNNNNNNNNNNNNNNNNNNNNNNNNNNNNNNNNNNNNNNNNNNNNNNNNNNNNNNNNNNNNNNNNNNNNNNNNNNNNNNNNNNNNNNNNNNNNNNNNNNNNNNNNNNNNNNNNNNNNNNNNNNNNNNNNNNNNNNNNNNNNNNNNNNNNNNNNNNNNNNNNNNNNNNNNNNNNNNNNNNNNNNNNNNNNNNNNNNNNNNNNNNNNNNNNNNNNNNNNNNNNNNNNNNNNNNNNNNNNNNNNNNNNNNNNNNNNNNNNNNNNNNNNNNNNNNNNNNNNNNNNNNNNNNNNNNNNNNNNNNNNNNNNNNNNNNNNNNNNNNNNNNNNNNNNNNNNNNNNNNNNNNNNNNNNNNNNNNNNNNNNNNNNNNNNNNNNNNNNNNNNNNNNNNNNNNNNNNNNNNNNNNNNNNNNNNNNNNNNNNNNNNNNNNNNNNNNNNNNNNNNNNNNNNNNNNNNNNNNNNNNNNNNNNNNNNNNNNNNNNNNNNNNNNNNNNNNNNNNNNNNNNNNNNNNNNNNNNNNNNNNNNNNNNNNNNNNNNNNNNNNNNNNNNNNNNNNNNNNNNNNNNNNNNNNNNNNNNNNNNNNNNNNNNNNNNNNNNNNNNNNNNNNNNNNNNNNNNNNNNNNNNNNNNNNNNNNNNNNNNNNNNNNNNNNNNNNNNNNNNNNNNNNNNNNNNNNNNNNNNNNNNNNNNNNNNNNNNNNNNNNNNNNNNNNNNNNNNNNNNNNNNNNNNNNNNNNNNNNNNNNNNNNNNNNNNNNNNNNNNNNNNNNNNNNNNNNNNNNNNNNNNNNNNNNNNNNNNNNNNNNNNNNNNNNNNNNNNNNNNNNNNNNNNNNNNNNNNNNNNNNNNNNNNNNNNNNNNNNNNNNNNNNNNNNNNNNNNNNNNNNNNNNNNNNNNNNNNNNNNNNNNNNNNNNNNNNNNNNNNNNNNNNNNNNNNNNNNNNNNNNNNNNNNNNNNNNNacaaccgggtggagaggtccactggtcaaagcccgtccgtgcaaagtcaaagggctagatcccgtggtcaaacgctacagggttaggcgggacgggggccctggggggtagcaatgccaccggagcgtcgtaccgggccctcatacatgcggggtggtgttgtggcatgtccgaagaggcggcacgcgtctccgggttgtggcccccctcacggacggcaatgaaacggtggtagacgttctgcggtaacgatgcagcgtgaatattattaaatacttggagcgcgataaaatcatgagttttttacacaacgtgagcacatgtgctataggactgatggtaatttttcataattttttgtgatggagaagtatctgaacacttccctctacgcggattgctcttcgcacgtctacgactgtggccggcggccttcggggggtagcatactgtaaaatcttgcgtaggcggcctctcacaagtctggaagtgttgaggcggttgcaaacgcccagcacgcgtctccggtgcgtgccccccctcacggacggcaccgccgccggcacctggaggagggaaacggacgcgtcgggtctacacggagtggatgtagctgtgggcctggcccggatgttgctccccggtgtccctctgggccgaccgacacaaccgggtggagaggtccactggtcaaagcccgtccgtgcaaagtcaaagggctagatcccgtggtcaaacgctacagggttaggtgggacgggggccctgggggggtagcaatgccaccggagcgtcgtaccggaccctcatacatgcggggtggtgttgtcgcatgtccgaagaggcggcacgcatctccggtgcgtggcccccctcacgaacggcgccgccgccggcacccggagggggNNNNNNNNNNNNNNNNNNNNNNNNNNNNNNNNNNNNNNNNNNNNNNNNNNNNNNNNNNNNNNNNNNNNNNNNNNNNNNNNNNNNNNNNNNNNNNNNNNNNNNNNNNNNNNNNNNNNNNNNNNNNNNNNNNNNNNNNNNNNNNNNNNNNNNNNNNNNNNNNNNNNNNNNNNNNNNNNNNNNNNNNNNNNNNNNNNNNNNNNNNNNNNNNNNNNNNNNNNNNNNNNNNNNNNNNNNNNNNNNNNNNNNNNNNNNNNNNNNNNNNNNNNNNNNNNNNNNNNNNNNNNNNNNNNNNNNNNNNNNNNNNNNNNNNNNNNNNNNNNNNNNNNNNNNNNNNNNNNNNNNNNNNNNNNNNNNNNNNNNNNNNNNNNNNNNNNNNNNNNNNNNNNNNNNNNNNNNNNNNNNNNNNNNNNNNNNNNNNNNNNNNNNNNNNNNNNNNNNNNNNNNNNNNNNNNNNNNNNNN
Above is a window of Triticum aestivum cultivar Chinese Spring chromosome 6B, IWGSC CS RefSeq v2.1, whole genome shotgun sequence DNA encoding:
- the LOC123133329 gene encoding uncharacterized protein; the encoded protein is MARGKVAEWIRKRTMPRKPATKRQSRTSGASEPILSSKAARESRSSASGGAPAPTPRNAAMSGSRNGAGALPAHSKSRVSAFLSVLMRWRPRVNVLAVLCEQVAYHLMWVVESVVLVGRLCFFLMRFGFKQL
- the LOC123136260 gene encoding uncharacterized protein, with protein sequence MARGKVAEWIRKRTMPSKSSAGRRSRGSGASEPILPSEAAPESWSNASRAPRKADGSGNGASGSGAPTAHSKSRASAFLSALMRWRPRVNVMAVPWEQVVYHLM